The following DNA comes from Mycolicibacterium aromaticivorans JS19b1 = JCM 16368.
GTAACCCGCGCTCAGCTCATAGACACCGTCGGGGGTGGCGACACTCAGCGCGACACCGTCCTCGTCCGGCTGGAGCCCGGTCAATTCGTGTCCCCACCGCAAATCCACGCCGAGGTCGCGGGCGCGCTTCTCCAGCAGCCGCACGAGCCGGGGCTGCGGCATCATCATCGCGTACATCGGGCTGCTGGACGGGTCGGGATAGGCCAGCTGCATCCCGGAGAACATCCACCCCGGCAACGCCTGCGGCCTGTCCTGGCCGGTGAACGCCGAATAGAGCCCGCGCATGTCGAGCATCCGGACCACCTGTCCGACAAGACCGTTGGCCTTGGGCTCGTCACTGGCAGCCGGCAGCGCGTCGAGGACGACCGGGGTGATCCCGGCCAGGGCCAGCTCACAGGCCAGCATCAGGCCGTTGGGCCCGGCGCCGGAGATGACGACTTCGTGGTTCTCGGTCATGACGATGTCCTCTTCGGTTCGGGAAGGCCCGCGACCACATCGGCGAAGCCGCGGCGCATCAGGCCGACGATCGGAACGGGTGGGTCGGCGGCGATGTAGGTGTCCATTGCGGCTTCGGCGACGGCGCGGACGCTGGCGGCCACGAGGCGGGGGTACATGTCGCGCACCGGGTCGGTCCCGGTCCGCTCGGCGATCGCCTGGACCCATTCGGCCATCAGGTTGTCGGCCAACGCATTACGCACCTCGTTGGCCATGGTCAGCTCGACGAGCTGATCCAGTTGCGCGCGCGACGGCGCGAAGTCCTCGCCCATCTCGGCGAGCATGGGTTCGAGCACCGACTCGGTGATCGCCGTCCACAGCGGCTCGCCCGCAGGCCACGACCGAAAAGCAGTCAGGCTGCGGCGCATTCGCTCGATCTGACGATAGGCGATCGCCTCGTATTTGCCTGCGAAGTAGTTGTTGAACGTACGCAGGGACACCCCGGCGCGCTCCGCGATGGCCTCCCGG
Coding sequences within:
- a CDS encoding TetR/AcrR family transcriptional regulator encodes the protein MTEGLRERKKADTRRALSDAALHLVFERGLDNVTREAIAERAGVSLRTFNNYFAGKYEAIAYRQIERMRRSLTAFRSWPAGEPLWTAITESVLEPMLAEMGEDFAPSRAQLDQLVELTMANEVRNALADNLMAEWVQAIAERTGTDPVRDMYPRLVAASVRAVAEAAMDTYIAADPPVPIVGLMRRGFADVVAGLPEPKRTSS